A single window of Archangium gephyra DNA harbors:
- a CDS encoding AAA family ATPase codes for MKRQTEDTYAQLKNLTLAGTRVVHIASHEWERVQALLLTLSRELNVPLDVWSRSGGLCRFNERGTLDRTDDIPEPMALLEMFHPSGLAGILLLEDIQPYLEPHHHQVIRWIRELCRLPVTPGQMVVLSTPQPGLPLELRKEVPTLELPLPDVQVLRQVCERVAGEQKVPLDIVDGSLLEAARGLTVMEAHLAYAQAAVERRKLDASAVSFVVREKARAIRQSQVLEYYEPDAELTGVGGLDLLKDWLVRRGRAFGSGARDYGLDTPKGVLLLGVQGCGKSLVAKAIAAEWRFPLLRFDLGKVFGGVVGQSEGNMRMALQVAQALAPCVLWIDEIEKGLAGIGSSDMTDGGTTARVIGTFLTWMQEKREPVFVVATANRIEQLPPELLRKGRFDEIFFVDLPSHAQRQEILSIHLRRKERRPENFNLAQLADKSVGYSGAELEEAVREGMFLAFDKGAEVGTEHLLEALLATYPLSRTMRDEIETLRRWAEVRARPATRHKPEPLPNANAEAVPRLRQEMRNPFLPEGSR; via the coding sequence ATGAAACGCCAGACCGAAGACACCTACGCTCAGCTCAAGAACCTCACGCTCGCGGGCACCCGGGTGGTGCACATCGCGTCCCATGAATGGGAGCGTGTCCAGGCGCTGCTTCTCACCCTGTCACGTGAGCTGAACGTTCCACTGGATGTCTGGAGCCGCTCGGGAGGGCTCTGCCGGTTCAACGAGCGTGGGACGTTGGACAGGACGGACGACATCCCGGAGCCCATGGCGCTGCTCGAGATGTTCCATCCCAGCGGACTGGCCGGCATCCTGTTGCTGGAGGACATCCAGCCCTACCTGGAACCCCATCACCACCAGGTCATCCGGTGGATCCGGGAGCTCTGCCGTCTCCCCGTCACACCGGGTCAGATGGTGGTCCTCTCCACGCCCCAACCGGGGCTGCCCCTCGAGCTGCGCAAGGAGGTGCCCACGCTCGAGCTGCCCCTGCCCGACGTGCAGGTGCTGAGGCAGGTCTGTGAGCGCGTGGCGGGTGAGCAGAAGGTGCCGCTCGACATCGTCGACGGCTCGCTCCTCGAAGCGGCGCGCGGACTGACGGTCATGGAGGCGCACCTGGCATACGCCCAGGCCGCCGTGGAGCGGCGCAAGCTCGATGCCTCCGCCGTGTCCTTCGTCGTCCGGGAGAAGGCCCGCGCCATCCGCCAGAGCCAGGTACTCGAATACTACGAGCCCGATGCCGAGCTCACGGGGGTGGGGGGGCTGGATCTGTTGAAGGACTGGCTCGTGCGGCGCGGCCGGGCCTTCGGCTCGGGGGCGCGAGACTATGGCCTGGATACGCCCAAGGGCGTGCTGCTGCTCGGCGTACAGGGTTGTGGCAAGAGCCTCGTGGCCAAGGCCATCGCCGCCGAGTGGCGCTTCCCGCTGCTGCGGTTCGATCTGGGCAAGGTCTTCGGCGGTGTCGTCGGCCAGTCCGAGGGAAACATGCGCATGGCGCTCCAGGTGGCGCAGGCGCTCGCGCCTTGCGTGCTGTGGATCGACGAGATCGAGAAGGGCCTGGCCGGCATCGGCAGCTCCGATATGACGGATGGTGGCACCACCGCTCGCGTCATCGGCACGTTCCTCACGTGGATGCAGGAAAAGCGCGAGCCGGTGTTCGTGGTGGCGACCGCGAACCGCATCGAGCAACTGCCCCCCGAGCTGCTGCGCAAGGGCCGGTTCGATGAGATCTTCTTCGTGGATCTCCCCTCCCATGCCCAGCGCCAGGAGATCCTCTCCATCCACCTGCGCCGCAAGGAGCGCCGTCCCGAGAACTTCAACCTCGCCCAGCTCGCGGACAAGTCCGTGGGCTACTCCGGCGCCGAGCTCGAGGAGGCGGTGCGCGAAGGGATGTTCCTGGCCTTCGACAAGGGCGCCGAGGTGGGCACCGAGCATCTCCTGGAGGCGCTCCTGGCCACCTACCCCCTGTCCCGGACGATGCGCGACGAGATCGAAACCCTGCGGCGCTGGGCGGAGGTGCGTGCCCGGCCCGCGACCCGACACAAGCCGGAGCCACTGCCGAACGCGAACGCCGAGGCGGTGCCACGCCTGCGCCAGGAGATGCGCAACCCCTTCCTGCCCGAGGGGAGCCGATGA
- a CDS encoding serine/threonine-protein kinase — protein MEPPSPTHVGPYRLLHPLGSGGMGQVFAAIHETTGQQVALKLLSPTAVAAPQLVARFLQEARVMNQLDHPGVVRVFHWDRLGDLVFLTMELLQGLSLREWLRSQSGPAPLPSALALCRQIADTMVDVHARGIVHRDLKPENVFLCRDEAVAPGYRVKLLDFGIAKVPPGADGALTTQVHTHESTLMGTYLYIAPEQLLNASTVDGGADVYALGVLLFELLAGRTPFASEEPVELIAAHVNKEPPPLKQWVPALPGALSAFIASMLAKNPAERPTMQLCRDTLGRPWQWEQDVCPVPGLAPFTEAQAELFFGRKAETQALLDLLEEARVGTRRWVQLEGLSGVGKSSLLQAGLLPRLKEPSAQQAPRWLVATVRPSYEPVRNLARALAGACSSTETGGRPEELEQLLRRGGEALRTFVETHTPQDCRLLLVLEPMEELFTLGTAECSLMDELLSTALASPESSLRLLTSLRSDFLHRIEQMPLLARGLQAAARFPLLPMEDEALTQVIQGMARYAGLRLSEGLAERMVKDARSEGGRLPLLGHTLRGLWSQSGGALLTHEHYERLGGVGGALARQAESLLDGLGVEGRERARWILLELVQVSRGVPATRRPRSRQEVLAAAGNDELAKEVLLRLTGMHTGHGPAQEQGLRLVMLSGGPDPSQQRVDLMHETLLHKVPSLATSIEQERARLELHAELESNAHRWEELECPKGALPTGTLLTHYLGGPEMRRQGSLETRRVSPRAARYLEAALRLERMRAWVRRALVAASLMAGMAILFYAALANQERRRAETEQQRAEENLRRIIKATDDFVDESDWELSWLPYTLDQRRKLLQGFQQTLDSLSKEEQRRPEVRLTIIKVAQRLGDISYYDDTLAEAETWLLRAREHIRQGLDLHPGDEELLEQLALNHSKRGKVAMALGHWEEARVLLNESLGLLETSGPSGNDEKSQENHRRTLAVTLSELAELELAAGNLEESARLSDQAISLHGKNRGIYNEALLALTGGFRGEVALKMGDLPTAERQFEQALRLIRNCVRSHEGDQYFHWVLARVLVGLGTLQSAKEQFKDATESFGEVRGLGKTLLQGEPPNKRFALVLAHGLRAYEAMARHRGALSEADSLHDELCKRVRDFRDRDGKDVRFQSLGCQDITVKGEQR, from the coding sequence ATGGAGCCCCCCTCGCCTACCCACGTCGGCCCGTACCGGCTGCTGCACCCGCTCGGCAGTGGTGGAATGGGGCAGGTCTTCGCCGCCATCCACGAGACCACGGGACAACAGGTGGCGCTCAAGCTCCTGTCTCCCACGGCAGTGGCGGCTCCGCAGCTCGTGGCACGCTTCCTCCAGGAAGCGCGTGTCATGAACCAGCTCGACCATCCCGGGGTCGTTCGTGTCTTTCATTGGGACCGACTGGGCGACCTGGTCTTTCTGACCATGGAGCTCCTCCAGGGCCTCTCCCTCCGAGAGTGGTTGCGGAGCCAGTCCGGCCCAGCGCCACTCCCCTCCGCGTTGGCGCTCTGCCGGCAGATCGCGGACACCATGGTGGACGTCCACGCCCGAGGCATCGTCCATCGAGACCTGAAGCCGGAGAATGTCTTCCTCTGCCGGGATGAGGCGGTGGCGCCAGGCTACCGCGTCAAACTGCTGGATTTCGGCATCGCCAAGGTTCCACCGGGAGCCGACGGAGCGCTCACCACCCAGGTTCACACCCATGAATCCACACTCATGGGCACGTACCTCTACATCGCTCCGGAGCAACTCCTGAACGCCTCCACCGTGGACGGTGGCGCGGATGTGTACGCATTGGGGGTGCTGCTCTTCGAGCTGCTCGCGGGCCGCACGCCCTTCGCTTCCGAGGAGCCGGTCGAGCTCATCGCGGCCCATGTGAACAAGGAGCCACCACCGCTGAAACAATGGGTGCCCGCACTGCCAGGAGCCCTCTCGGCCTTCATTGCCTCCATGCTCGCCAAGAACCCGGCGGAGCGGCCAACGATGCAGCTCTGCCGGGATACGCTTGGCCGTCCCTGGCAATGGGAGCAGGACGTGTGTCCCGTGCCTGGGCTTGCCCCCTTCACGGAGGCGCAGGCGGAGCTGTTCTTCGGGCGCAAGGCGGAGACGCAAGCGCTGCTGGACCTCCTGGAGGAGGCTCGCGTCGGCACCCGACGCTGGGTACAGCTGGAGGGGCTCAGCGGTGTAGGAAAGTCCTCCCTGCTCCAGGCGGGGCTGCTTCCCAGACTGAAGGAGCCTTCCGCCCAGCAAGCGCCGCGCTGGCTCGTTGCCACCGTGCGTCCCTCGTACGAGCCGGTGCGCAATCTCGCCCGAGCACTCGCCGGAGCCTGCTCCAGCACGGAGACTGGAGGGAGGCCGGAGGAGCTTGAACAACTGCTGAGAAGAGGCGGGGAGGCGCTCCGCACCTTCGTGGAGACCCATACGCCCCAGGACTGCCGCCTCCTGCTGGTGCTCGAACCCATGGAGGAGCTGTTCACGCTGGGCACGGCCGAGTGCAGCCTGATGGATGAGCTGCTCTCCACCGCGCTGGCCTCGCCCGAGTCCTCGCTTCGGCTGCTCACGAGCCTGCGCAGCGACTTCCTCCACCGCATCGAGCAGATGCCCCTCCTGGCGCGCGGTCTCCAGGCGGCCGCACGCTTCCCCCTGCTGCCCATGGAAGACGAGGCACTGACACAGGTCATCCAGGGAATGGCGCGGTACGCGGGGCTCCGGCTCAGCGAGGGACTGGCGGAGCGGATGGTGAAGGATGCCAGGAGCGAGGGAGGACGGCTGCCTCTGCTCGGGCATACGCTGCGCGGGCTGTGGAGCCAGAGTGGGGGCGCGCTGCTGACCCACGAGCATTACGAGCGGCTGGGAGGAGTGGGCGGCGCGCTGGCGCGACAGGCCGAGTCGCTCCTGGACGGCCTGGGTGTCGAGGGGCGGGAGCGTGCCAGGTGGATTCTCCTGGAGTTGGTGCAGGTAAGCCGCGGTGTGCCCGCCACCCGCCGTCCCCGTTCCCGGCAGGAGGTTCTCGCGGCGGCGGGCAACGACGAGCTGGCAAAGGAGGTGCTGCTGCGGCTGACCGGAATGCATACCGGCCATGGGCCCGCGCAGGAGCAGGGGCTGCGGCTCGTCATGCTCTCAGGAGGACCCGATCCCTCCCAGCAGCGCGTGGATCTGATGCACGAGACGCTGCTGCACAAGGTGCCCTCCCTCGCGACCTCGATCGAGCAGGAGCGGGCACGACTCGAACTCCATGCGGAGCTGGAGTCCAACGCGCATCGCTGGGAAGAATTGGAGTGCCCGAAGGGGGCGCTCCCCACGGGCACCCTGCTCACGCACTATCTCGGTGGGCCAGAGATGCGGCGCCAGGGGAGCCTCGAGACACGGAGGGTGAGCCCCCGTGCGGCCCGCTACCTCGAAGCAGCGCTGCGTCTCGAGCGGATGCGCGCCTGGGTGAGGCGGGCCCTCGTGGCCGCGTCCTTGATGGCGGGCATGGCCATCCTGTTCTACGCGGCCCTCGCCAACCAGGAGCGACGGCGTGCCGAGACGGAGCAGCAGCGGGCTGAAGAAAACCTCCGGCGGATCATCAAGGCCACGGATGACTTCGTCGACGAGTCGGACTGGGAGCTCAGCTGGCTTCCCTACACGCTCGACCAGCGTCGGAAGCTGCTCCAGGGCTTTCAGCAAACGCTGGACTCCTTGTCCAAAGAGGAGCAACGACGGCCGGAGGTCCGGCTCACCATCATCAAGGTCGCCCAGCGGTTGGGGGACATCTCCTACTACGACGACACGCTCGCCGAGGCCGAGACATGGCTGCTCCGCGCTCGGGAACACATACGTCAGGGCCTCGACCTTCACCCCGGCGACGAGGAGCTGTTGGAGCAGCTCGCGCTCAATCACTCGAAGCGCGGCAAGGTCGCGATGGCGCTGGGCCACTGGGAGGAGGCCCGTGTTCTTCTCAATGAATCCTTGGGGCTGCTGGAGACATCCGGCCCGAGCGGTAACGACGAGAAGAGCCAGGAGAACCACCGGCGGACCCTCGCGGTGACCCTCTCGGAGTTGGCGGAGCTGGAGCTCGCGGCCGGAAATCTGGAGGAGTCCGCCAGGCTGTCCGACCAGGCCATCTCCCTGCATGGAAAGAACAGGGGCATCTATAACGAGGCCCTCCTCGCACTCACGGGCGGTTTCCGCGGTGAAGTGGCGCTCAAGATGGGTGACCTGCCCACGGCAGAGCGCCAGTTCGAGCAGGCACTTCGCCTGATCCGGAACTGCGTCCGGTCTCACGAGGGTGATCAATACTTTCACTGGGTGTTGGCCCGGGTGCTCGTTGGGCTCGGCACGCTCCAGTCCGCCAAGGAACAATTCAAAGACGCGACGGAGAGCTTCGGCGAAGTGCGAGGATTGGGAAAAACCTTGCTCCAGGGGGAGCCTCCCAACAAACGCTTCGCCCTCGTGCTCGCGCATGGGCTGCGCGCGTATGAGGCCATGGCCCGACACCGAGGCGCGCTCTCGGAGGCGGACAGCCTGCATGACGAACTGTGCAAGCGGGTCCGGGACTTCCGCGACAGGGATGGCAAAGACGTGCGCTTCCAGTCCCTGGGTTGCCAGGACATCACGGTGAAGGGGGAACAGAGATGA
- a CDS encoding DEAD/DEAH box helicase family protein, producing the protein MKALHYGALVKPSVARALADQVNATLGPVLVYLKQIIHTERERQRRYPMKWERVREPYVLQLEPRDSVVELQAPPPALRVTNWPEGRALPGKDVPLIVVRSRSSEQLSVLECAPSPAGPLVTAEQPPLPTDLVFWDGVQCVLAPTEPPRVPHVLLDTQGRTWPVRRVFEGKGPLSWRLILEGRLEEPLQLAQPSWKATLVDPLGGLRSLEDGEGLQVPFEGPLELRVDTPPAEGLLVGNNGVRFSWEQKDRRQGRGSGIWIQLLSARPTDEESTVDPRTFFCEDGVDEVWTDTSRKDSGVYKVRDARREQYRLRLDRLPPEDSTLYLPVGNNPKVQRRAALQLKDSPLPHHRGLLRLTEDPRRARSERPGWERVPWDQEPLEPARVDTWRILTDPARSGTDQQRAFVQCALGTSEFAFLEGPPGSGKTTAICELVLQLIERKKTILLCATTHFAIDNVLERLTGLYPEVEAVRLGRTDKVDPRVRNCQLDERVQALLTAWRGAPGLSGRGDGELKAMAERVVLASANLTCATTMGIGAHPFLRAEGQSGGEREERPHTRGAHFDVLIIDEASKTTLQEFLVPALLARRWIIVGDVRQLPPFTERADLEANLRSPVDENERPVFPEAHQRACLLRYRLLLRRPYREQVRWLLVEEPAVLEMLQKEAAADPEVPEGFLVRVVLRRSGAERQTSHLVTVDELERGAPEALRLSAAQWVLVEPALLARVERYLPSNLLSPREGSAPAGTAFGHRQAHWLARAHPLPEPFQERGQRIGHPREAQTQEREFLGERSWAKEVAWRLTRVHELRRSRDQDEVKRLGRQLDVLLPRVGREPVREHMDLLADISLPSVLESLQLGVRFDNPRRRSYLLQGLGPAWKARAVCLTHQHRMHADISAFPRTVFYEDAFLKDEPPGEAGDETVARRDAKHGWSFGTKLPSRRLWVDVEGRDVKGTNQAEVEAMRDVIRRFLAWAEKHPHAKANDGKRWEVACLSFYVRQEAALRDMLQKVTGTEDKHTHRFDAGNAELVCGTVDRFQGREADLVLLSMRNTSRVGFLDSPNRLNVGLTRARRLLLVFGHRHYFSRCDVGELERLAKESVSRTPRNLLERMDG; encoded by the coding sequence ATGAAGGCCCTGCACTATGGCGCGCTCGTGAAGCCCTCCGTCGCCAGGGCGCTCGCCGATCAGGTCAACGCCACGCTGGGCCCGGTGCTCGTCTACCTCAAGCAGATCATCCACACGGAGCGCGAGCGCCAGCGCCGCTACCCGATGAAATGGGAACGGGTCCGTGAGCCCTACGTGCTGCAGCTCGAGCCGCGGGACTCCGTGGTGGAGCTCCAGGCCCCACCACCCGCGCTCCGCGTGACGAACTGGCCCGAGGGCCGGGCGCTCCCCGGCAAGGACGTACCGCTCATCGTCGTCCGCTCGCGCAGCAGTGAGCAGCTCTCCGTCCTCGAATGCGCTCCGTCCCCGGCCGGTCCGCTCGTCACCGCCGAGCAACCGCCACTGCCGACCGATCTTGTTTTCTGGGATGGGGTGCAGTGCGTACTCGCCCCCACCGAGCCGCCCCGGGTGCCTCACGTCCTCCTCGACACGCAGGGACGGACCTGGCCCGTGCGTCGGGTCTTCGAGGGGAAAGGGCCCCTGTCGTGGCGGCTGATCCTCGAGGGCCGGCTCGAGGAGCCGCTCCAGCTCGCGCAGCCCTCCTGGAAGGCCACGCTCGTGGATCCGCTCGGCGGACTGCGGAGCCTGGAGGACGGCGAGGGGCTCCAGGTCCCCTTCGAAGGCCCGTTGGAGCTCCGGGTGGACACCCCTCCCGCCGAAGGCCTCCTGGTGGGCAACAACGGGGTGCGCTTCTCGTGGGAGCAGAAGGATCGCCGCCAGGGCCGGGGAAGCGGCATCTGGATCCAGCTCCTCTCCGCGCGGCCCACGGATGAGGAGAGCACCGTGGACCCTCGCACGTTCTTCTGCGAGGACGGTGTCGACGAGGTCTGGACGGACACGAGCCGGAAGGACTCGGGCGTCTACAAGGTGCGTGACGCCCGGCGCGAGCAGTACCGGCTCCGCCTGGACCGGCTCCCCCCAGAAGACTCCACCCTCTACCTGCCCGTGGGCAACAACCCGAAGGTGCAGCGCCGGGCGGCCCTCCAGCTCAAGGACTCGCCACTCCCCCACCACCGCGGACTGCTGCGTCTCACCGAGGATCCGCGGCGTGCCCGCTCCGAGCGCCCTGGCTGGGAGCGCGTCCCCTGGGATCAAGAGCCGTTGGAACCCGCCCGGGTGGACACCTGGCGTATCCTCACGGACCCCGCCCGGAGTGGCACCGACCAGCAGCGTGCGTTCGTTCAGTGCGCCCTGGGCACCTCGGAGTTCGCCTTCCTCGAGGGTCCTCCCGGCTCCGGCAAGACGACCGCCATCTGCGAGCTGGTGCTTCAGCTCATCGAGCGCAAGAAGACCATCCTCCTGTGCGCCACGACCCACTTCGCCATCGACAACGTGCTCGAGCGGCTCACCGGGCTCTACCCGGAGGTCGAGGCGGTACGCCTCGGGCGGACGGACAAGGTCGACCCTCGCGTCAGGAACTGCCAGCTCGATGAGCGCGTCCAGGCCCTCCTCACGGCCTGGAGGGGCGCCCCGGGTCTCTCCGGACGGGGGGATGGCGAGTTGAAGGCCATGGCGGAGCGGGTCGTGCTCGCGAGCGCCAACCTCACCTGCGCCACGACCATGGGCATCGGCGCCCACCCGTTCTTGCGCGCAGAGGGACAGTCCGGAGGGGAGCGTGAGGAACGGCCCCATACCCGCGGCGCCCACTTCGACGTGCTCATCATCGACGAGGCGAGCAAGACGACCCTTCAGGAATTCCTCGTGCCGGCGCTGCTCGCGCGGCGGTGGATCATCGTGGGGGATGTGCGCCAGTTGCCCCCCTTCACCGAGCGGGCCGACCTGGAGGCCAACCTTCGCAGCCCCGTGGATGAGAACGAACGCCCCGTCTTCCCCGAGGCACACCAGCGCGCGTGTCTGCTCCGCTATCGGCTCCTCCTTCGCCGTCCCTACCGCGAGCAGGTGCGGTGGCTCCTCGTGGAGGAGCCGGCGGTGCTCGAGATGCTCCAGAAGGAGGCCGCAGCCGATCCGGAGGTCCCCGAGGGATTCCTGGTGCGGGTGGTGCTCCGCCGTTCGGGCGCTGAGCGTCAGACCTCTCATCTGGTGACGGTGGATGAGTTGGAGCGGGGGGCTCCGGAGGCGTTGCGGTTGAGCGCCGCGCAATGGGTGCTGGTGGAGCCGGCCCTGCTGGCGCGTGTGGAGCGGTACCTCCCCTCGAACCTCCTCTCTCCTCGGGAGGGCAGTGCCCCCGCGGGTACGGCCTTCGGCCACCGGCAGGCGCACTGGCTCGCTCGGGCGCACCCGCTGCCGGAGCCCTTCCAGGAGCGGGGACAGCGCATCGGGCATCCCCGGGAGGCCCAGACCCAGGAGCGGGAGTTCCTCGGGGAGCGTTCCTGGGCGAAGGAGGTGGCCTGGCGGCTCACGCGCGTCCACGAGCTGCGGCGGAGCCGTGATCAGGACGAGGTGAAACGGCTGGGGCGCCAGCTCGACGTGCTCCTGCCCCGGGTGGGCCGCGAGCCGGTGCGCGAGCACATGGACCTGCTCGCCGACATCAGCCTTCCCAGCGTGCTGGAGAGCCTCCAGTTGGGGGTCCGGTTCGACAACCCGAGGCGTCGCAGCTACCTCCTGCAGGGGCTCGGCCCGGCCTGGAAGGCGCGCGCCGTCTGCCTCACCCACCAGCACCGCATGCACGCGGATATCTCCGCCTTTCCGCGGACGGTGTTCTACGAGGACGCCTTCCTCAAGGACGAGCCTCCTGGCGAGGCGGGCGATGAGACGGTGGCCCGGCGGGATGCGAAGCACGGCTGGAGCTTCGGGACGAAGCTGCCGTCACGGCGGCTGTGGGTGGACGTCGAGGGACGCGACGTCAAGGGCACCAACCAGGCCGAGGTGGAGGCCATGCGCGACGTCATCCGGCGCTTCCTCGCCTGGGCCGAGAAGCACCCCCATGCGAAGGCCAACGACGGGAAGCGTTGGGAGGTGGCGTGTCTCAGCTTCTACGTGCGCCAGGAGGCGGCCCTGCGCGACATGCTCCAGAAGGTCACCGGGACCGAGGACAAGCACACCCACCGCTTCGATGCCGGGAACGCGGAGCTCGTCTGTGGCACCGTGGACCGCTTCCAGGGCCGGGAGGCGGATCTGGTGCTGCTCTCGATGCGCAACACCAGCCGGGTGGGTTTCCTCGACAGCCCCAACCGCCTCAATGTGGGACTCACCCGGGCGCGCCGGCTGCTCCTCGTCTTCGGCCATCGGCACTACTTCTCGCGCTGTGACGTGGGGGAGCTGGAGCGGCTCGCCAAGGAGTCCGTTTCGCGGACCCCCAGGAATTTGCTCGAAAGGATGGACGGATGA
- a CDS encoding serine/threonine-protein kinase: MLSPGTRVGEYVIVRRVAVGATSDVYEGRHAARGEPVAVKVLSPTWCVHAEVVARFLNEARTLEEFQHPRLVKGLASGVLSEGPPFMVLEWLPVDLHQALARAGGRLPEPACARIIRQLAEVLAALHARGLVHRDLKPANVLLARQEPDAWEVKLADLGLAKRMAPQGTETPALPVSTAGNALLGTWDYMAPEQWIQSKSVDFRADVYALGVLWFQLLAGRLPFIGGEKSLMHEHLLAPPPLHLLEGLATGPTRAMVGRMLGKTMAERPTLDEVLARVSATVG, translated from the coding sequence ATGCTTTCACCAGGAACACGTGTCGGCGAGTACGTCATCGTCCGCCGGGTGGCGGTAGGCGCGACGAGCGATGTCTACGAGGGACGTCACGCCGCCCGTGGGGAGCCCGTGGCGGTGAAGGTCCTCAGCCCGACGTGGTGCGTGCACGCGGAGGTGGTGGCGCGCTTCCTCAACGAGGCACGGACCCTGGAGGAATTCCAGCATCCTCGGCTCGTGAAGGGCCTGGCCTCTGGCGTCCTTTCCGAGGGGCCGCCCTTCATGGTCCTGGAGTGGCTACCGGTGGACCTCCACCAGGCGCTCGCACGCGCAGGGGGACGGCTGCCGGAGCCCGCCTGTGCCCGGATCATCCGTCAGCTCGCGGAGGTGTTGGCCGCGCTTCATGCTCGCGGTCTCGTCCACCGGGACTTGAAGCCCGCCAACGTGCTGCTGGCCCGGCAGGAGCCTGACGCATGGGAGGTCAAACTCGCCGACCTCGGGCTCGCCAAGCGAATGGCCCCCCAAGGCACGGAGACTCCGGCGCTTCCCGTCTCGACAGCCGGCAACGCCCTCCTGGGGACGTGGGACTACATGGCCCCGGAGCAGTGGATCCAATCCAAGAGCGTCGACTTCAGGGCGGACGTCTATGCGCTGGGCGTCCTCTGGTTCCAGCTGCTGGCCGGCCGGTTGCCTTTCATCGGTGGCGAGAAGAGCCTGATGCATGAGCACCTGCTCGCGCCCCCTCCCCTGCACCTCCTGGAGGGGCTCGCAACCGGGCCCACACGGGCGATGGTGGGCCGGATGCTGGGCAAGACGATGGCTGAACGGCCCACGCTGGATGAAGTCCTCGCGCGGGTCTCCGCCACGGTGGGATGA
- a CDS encoding CBASS oligonucleotide cyclase encodes MGSVGEALEKFIQSLELTEKQRNEVSRQHIMVREELRQRLKQKTDFLSGSYSRHTAIRPLHDIDIFVVLGDVSSTPSETPDSALKRVRLALKEPWQDKELPILQQHSVHLEFTKTGIEFDVVPAYQLSGHQEVYLIPERNTGRWIRSNPRRHLELSTRFNEQAGKKLKPLIKVVKHWNRQQRSSPLGSFHLEVMSYDAFPTPPAGYLEGLEALYAHLAQRVMRPCPDPAGLGADVDARMSSGQREAARNLFMGAARSLRLAREERDSRPGDAHARLRAFFGNDYRER; translated from the coding sequence ATGGGGAGTGTGGGTGAGGCCCTGGAGAAGTTCATCCAGTCCCTGGAATTGACGGAGAAGCAGCGGAACGAGGTCAGCCGCCAGCACATCATGGTGCGGGAGGAGCTGCGCCAACGGTTGAAGCAGAAGACGGACTTCCTCTCCGGCTCCTACAGCCGCCATACCGCGATCCGCCCGCTCCACGACATCGACATCTTCGTCGTGTTGGGAGACGTCTCCTCTACGCCCTCGGAAACCCCCGACTCCGCCCTCAAACGGGTCCGGCTGGCACTCAAGGAGCCCTGGCAGGACAAGGAGTTGCCGATCCTCCAACAGCACTCGGTGCACCTCGAGTTCACCAAGACGGGCATCGAGTTCGACGTGGTCCCGGCCTACCAACTCTCCGGTCATCAGGAGGTCTACCTCATCCCCGAGCGGAACACGGGACGGTGGATCCGCTCCAACCCCAGGCGGCACCTGGAGTTGAGCACGCGGTTCAACGAACAGGCGGGGAAGAAACTCAAGCCACTCATCAAGGTGGTGAAGCACTGGAACCGTCAGCAGCGCTCCAGCCCCCTGGGTTCATTCCACCTGGAGGTCATGAGCTATGACGCCTTCCCTACCCCGCCCGCCGGCTACCTGGAGGGACTCGAGGCGCTCTACGCCCACCTGGCTCAACGGGTGATGCGCCCCTGTCCGGATCCCGCTGGCCTGGGAGCGGACGTGGACGCGAGGATGAGCAGTGGCCAGCGCGAGGCGGCCCGGAACCTGTTCATGGGCGCGGCCCGCTCGCTTCGGCTCGCACGCGAGGAGCGGGACAGCCGCCCTGGCGATGCGCATGCGCGCCTGCGGGCTTTCTTCGGGAACGATTACCGGGAGCGCTGA
- a CDS encoding sigma-70 family RNA polymerase sigma factor: MSQPKWPELSIEELLTRARAEEKGALEELFRRGKPRLEKWASRQNRPEAPGGNRPSDIVQTSAKRAFEKFSTFKGNSEGEWITWLKSIVLSQSAQLAREALSQKRNDSGNVSLDTEEVEELPAPQHSPSQVTSHQEEWRQLLTHFFHLPEDQNKALSLFHLNELSVAEIAAHLGRSEASVASLMQRGVRTLKERMAGATSGASEDSPEAAAARNAADAALLIYFRRRAAGETLDLNAFASAYPACAEELRGMLHWLEQLRALKPPEDS; the protein is encoded by the coding sequence ATGAGTCAGCCGAAATGGCCGGAGCTGTCCATCGAGGAGCTGCTCACGCGGGCACGCGCGGAGGAGAAGGGCGCACTGGAAGAGCTGTTCCGCCGGGGCAAACCCAGGTTGGAGAAGTGGGCCTCGCGGCAGAACCGGCCTGAAGCACCGGGCGGCAACCGCCCCTCGGACATTGTCCAGACGTCAGCGAAACGGGCCTTCGAGAAGTTTTCCACCTTCAAGGGCAATAGCGAAGGCGAGTGGATCACCTGGCTCAAGAGCATCGTCCTCTCCCAGTCCGCGCAGTTGGCGCGGGAGGCGTTGAGTCAGAAGCGAAATGATTCGGGCAATGTCTCGCTGGACACCGAAGAGGTCGAGGAGCTGCCCGCGCCTCAGCACAGTCCCAGTCAGGTCACCTCCCACCAGGAGGAGTGGCGCCAGTTGCTGACCCACTTCTTCCACCTCCCGGAGGACCAGAACAAAGCCCTCTCGCTCTTCCATCTGAATGAGCTCTCCGTGGCGGAGATCGCCGCACACCTGGGGAGGTCCGAAGCCTCGGTGGCCTCGCTGATGCAACGGGGAGTGAGGACGCTGAAAGAGCGGATGGCGGGTGCCACGAGCGGGGCGTCCGAGGATTCCCCCGAGGCCGCTGCTGCCCGCAACGCCGCGGACGCCGCCCTCCTCATCTACTTCCGGCGGCGCGCGGCGGGCGAGACCCTGGACCTGAACGCATTCGCCTCGGCGTACCCGGCCTGCGCCGAGGAGCTGCGGGGTATGCTCCACTGGCTCGAGCAGCTCCGGGCGCTCAAGCCCCCCGAGGATTCCTGA